AACCATTCGATCACTGGAAGTGATCAGGGGCTTCCAGGTCTCGGTAAGGTCACAGCGCGCTTTGGAACGCTGACAGGATCTACCGGTAATACACACGATCAGAGTCAAAGCTGTAAGTTCCGGGCTGTCCGTTTGCTGAGTTTGAAGGTGCACAACGCGCCTCATGTCAGCGCAACCTGGAGTTACCTTGAAGCGAATCCTTCTTCCCGCCGGCGGAGCCCTCCTGGCCACCGGCCTGCTCGCGAGCGGCCTGTCCGGCACCGCGCAGGCCGACGGCGACGTCGCCCACGACCCCATGGCCCGCAACAACTCCGCCGCCGTCTCCGTCGCCTCCTTCTGGCTGGCCTCCAACGGTGCCGCGCTCCGGTCCGCGACCCAGTACACGTGGGACTCCAACGAGGTGCGGAAGGTCGTCTCCAAGGGCGGCGCCGACCCCGACGGCCGTCCCGGCATGACGGCCCCGACCGGCGAGTCGAAGTCGACCGGCAGCGCCCAGAACATCAACCTGCCCAAGACCGTCGGCAAGGTGTTCTTCGTCGACGGCTCCGGCAAGTTCCGCTGGTGCTCGGGCACCGCCATCCAGTCGAACTACCGCAACCTGGTCGCCACGGCCGGCCACTGCGTCTACGACACCGACAGCAACAGCCCCACGATGGACAAGTGGGTCTTCGTCCCCGGCTACTACCAGGGCAAGGCTCCGTGGGGCATCTACGTCGGCAAGCAGGCCTTCACCCACTACGACTTCGACACCTACGAGGACTACGACCGCGACTACGCGTTCGTCACCGTCTACAACGGCATCACCTCGAACGGCGTCAAGCAGGTGGACCGCAGGGACTTCGAGCGCTTCACCGGCCCGAAGCGCTCCTGGGGCGGCCGCTACTACATCCTGCTGTCCAAGGACGCGGGCCGCCTCGGCGACAACGTCGGCGGCCAGGGCTTCGCCTGGAACCAGCCCACCGGCAAGCCCGTGCGCGCCTTCGGCTACCCGGCCGCCCCTCACCCCGACGGCAACAAGCCGTACAGCGGCGTGACGCCGAAGCACTGCTACGGCAGCACCACCGCCAAGACGGTCGGAGCCTCCTGGCTCAAGATCGAGGAGCACATCGGCCTCAAGTGCGCCGTGACCCCGGGCTACGACGGCGGCCCGTGGCTCCTGAACTACAGCAACGCCAAGCGCCTCGGTTACGTGAACGGTGTCACCAGCACCTTCGCCGACCAGGACGCCAACGACCGGATCGACTACATCACCTCGCCGTACTTCGACGGTGAGACCGCCGCTGTCTACAACGCGGCCAAGAACGTGTGGTCCGGCAAGATCGTGGGCCCGAACGGCGAGCTGTACAAGTAAGCCCTACCAGGGGAAAGGCGAGGGCCTCGGGTGCCGAGGCCCTCGCCTTGTTTTCTGACCAGGTGGCTCACGAAGATCTTTCTTGGTTCAACTGACAGACCGTGTTTGCCTTGTCACGATGGGCGCATGCGTCGCGATGATCTGACGGACGCCGAGTGGGAACGGGTGGCCACCCTCCTCCCCCAGACCGGCCTCCACAGCAACCGGACGACCGACGACCGCACCGTGCTCAACGGCCTGCTCTACCAGGCCCGCACCGGCGTCCGCTGGCGATACCTGCCCGACCGGTACGGCTGCTGGGTCACCATCTACAAACGCCATCGCGCCTGGCTCGCGGACGGCACCTGGCAACGCCTCGCCCTGGCCCTCCACACCGCCGACCCCACCCCCCGCCGAGCCGGCCCGGCCGCCCTGGACCCCATCCGCAGCCACCCCCTGGGCTCCCCCGGCTCACCCCCCGACCCCTCCCCGCTCAAGGACTCAGCGGTCCTGGCCAGCCTCCAGGCCCTGCTGGGGCACACGGTCAAGCCGAAGAACCACTGACCCGAACTCCACCTCTCCACAGCCCGCCGACGACATGTCGGCGGGCCTTTCTCGTGCGCCAGAAGCCCGATGAGACCGGGATTCTGAACGCTCTGAGGCCGAACCTGAAGATCTCCTGTGAGAAACGGGCGAAGTTAGACGGAGTTGGTTCCCATCTGGTTCCTGTGATCTGAGTCACGTTTACCCGACTACTCACAGTGCTCGCCCGCTAACGGCACTTTCGTCCCAGCAGCAACTTCCCCTACATACCCAGCAAAAACATCACGCGACGATCACGACGCGCGAATGTCTCTGACAAGTCACGGAAAGGTAACGGCGACAAGGGTGCCTTCCGGATCACCCAAAGCGGGTTTCACCTGCGGAGATCACCACGCTATGTTCCTTGCTATCCCTTTACTGACGCATGGGACGCAAGTTGCGACCCACGACAGAGCAAGGAGCAGTTCCCTTGAAGCGCATCCTCATCCCCGCCGGTGGCGCCCTCCTGGCCACCGGTCTTCTGGCCGCTGGTCTGGCCGGTACCGCTCAGGCCGACGACACCGTCGCCAAGGACGCGATGGCGACGAGCGCGGCCAACGCCAAGGCCATCGCCCAGTTCTGGGCGGAGAACAACGGTGCTGCCCTCAAGGCCGCTACCGAGTCGAACGTCTGGGACAAGGCTGACGTCGCCAAGCTGCAGAGCAAGGGCGGGTACAGCTCGGACACCAAGCCGGGCTCGACCGCTCCGACCGGCGAAGAGAAGAAGACGACCTCCAAGGTCCAGAACGTCAACATGCCGAAGACCATCGGCAAGGTGTTCTTCGTCAACAGCAAGGGCGAGAAGAAGTGGTGCTCCGCCACTTCGATCCAGTCGCAGTACCGCAACCTGGTCGCCACGGCCGGTCACTGCGTGTACGACACGGCTGCCAACACGGACGTCATGTCCAAGTGGGTCTTCGTCCCCGGTTACTACCAGGGCAAGTCCCCCTGGGGCATCTACGTGGGTAAGCAGGCCTTCACCCACTACGACTTCGACGTCTACGAGGACTACGACCGCGACTACGCGTTCGTGACCGTCTACAACGGCGTTTCCATCTCCGGCAAGACCACCAAGGTCACGCCGAGCGAGTACAAGTCGCACGTCGCCAAGGGCGGCGTCGGCTACGTCAAGGAAACGACGATCACGAAGGAAGAGTTCGAGGCCGGCTACGACAAGTACGGCGAGGCGGGTCCCTTCAAGTCGAAGGTCGCCGACCCCAAGGTCGAGACGGTCGCGAAGCCTGCCGACGTGACCGCGTCGAACGTCGACGACTACATCAAGGGCGAGGGCCCCACCAAGGGTGTCCAGCTCACTGGTGCGGAGGTCTACAAGTCGCAGTACAACGCGGCTGGTACGGGCTTCGACAACGGCGCGAGGTTCGAGCGTCTGAGCACCGAGGTGCCCATCAGCAAGGAGCAGTACGACGAGCTGAAGGCCGCCAAGGGCGACGGCAAGTTCATGGGCGAGGTCCGCGCCCAGCTTGACGCCAACAAGAACGAGATCGCTTGGTTCAAGCAGCAGTTCTTCATCAAGAAGTGGGTCAAGACCACCGTTCAGATGAAGTACTGGGTCGAGGACTACTACGTCGTCGACATCGCCGGCAAGGACGCGGGTCGCCTCGGCGACAACGTCGGTGGCCAGGGCTTCGCCTGGAACCAGCCGACCGGCAAGGCTGTTCGCGTGTTCGGCTACCCGGCCGCTCCTCACCCCGACGGCAACAAGAACTACACCGGCGTGACTCCGAAGTGGTGCTACGGCAACACCACGAAGAAGCTGGTCGGTTCGGCTGCCAAGAAGATCGAGGAGCACGTCGCCCTCAAGTGCGCCATGACCGAGGGCGCCGACGGTGGCCCGTGGCTGTACAAGTACAGCAACGCCAAGCGTCTCGGCTACGTGAACGGTGTCACCAGCACCTTCAACGACCAGGACAGCAACGGCCGCGTGGACTACATCTCGTCGCCGTACTTCGACGGCGAGACCAACACCGTCTACAAGGCCGCCGCGGCCTCGTGGTCCGGCAAGATTGTCTGAAGTAACGGATAGCGACCGGGCATAGCCTGTTCGTTAACCGCTACAAGCGAAGGGCCCGGCATCCTGCCGGGCCCTTCTGCGTTCCGCCCCGAATGTGAAGGCTTTTGGACGCATGGGACGCTCAGACGGTGCCATCAATCAGATGTGATCTGCGTCACACCCTATCGGCAGACGGAACCGAGAGGACGCCTCAGCCCCGAGAGCCACACTGACAACTTCCTTATGTTGATCAGGGCAAACGGCACGGAGGTCGGCTTTCCTCAGCTCCTGCGCATCAGCCACTTAAACATCACAGAACGATCACGACCGGCTTGTCCCATCTTTTCCTCTCAAAGCGGCTACCGGACTTCAAGATCGACACTGTATGTTCCTGGCTATCCCTTTACTGACGCATGGGACGCAAGAGGCGTTCCACGACAGCGCAAGGAGTTACCTTGAAGCGCATCCTCCTTCCGGCCGGTGGCGCCATTCTGGCCACTGGTCTGCTGGCCGCTGGTCTGGCCACCACCGCCCAGGCCGACGACACCGTCGCCTCGGACGTCCTCGCCGCTGAGGCGAAGGCCATCGAGACCCTGGAGTTCTGGACCGCGTCCAACAACGCGGCCCTGAAGAACGCCGTGGCCTTCAACCCCGACGCCCTCGAGGTCTCTCAGATCAAGAGCGGTGGCGGTTACAGCGCGGACACCAAGCCGGGCTCGACCGCGCCCATCGGCGAGGAGAAGAAGACCACCGTCAAGGTTCAGAACGTGAACCTGCCGAAGACCATCGGTAAGGTTTTCTTCGAGGGCCGTGACGGCAAGCTGTACTGGTGCTCCGGCACCTCGATCCAGTCGCAGTACCGCAACCTGGTCGCCACGGCCGGTCACTGCGTCTACGACATCGCCGGCAACGACGAGGTCGTGTCCCGCTGGGTCTTCGTTCCGGGCTACTACCAGGGCAAGGCTCCTTGGGGCGTCTACGTGGGTAAGCAGGCCTTCACCCACTACGACTTCGACGTGTACGAGGACTTCGACCGCGACTACGCGTTCGTCACCGTGTACGACGGCATCGGCGGTGTCCTGAACAAGGAGACCAAGGTCACCCCCAGCGAGTACCGGGCGCACGTCGCCAAGGGTGGCAAGGGTTACGTCAAGGAGACCCCGATCACCGCTGCGGAGTTCGCCGCGGGCTACGAGAAGTACGGCGAGGCTGGTCCGTACAAGTCGGCCGCTGCTGACCCCAAGGTCGAGTCGGTTGCCAAGCCGGCCGACGCTGCGCAGAAGATCGAGGACTACATCGCCACTGGCGTCAACGGCATCAAGCTGGTTGGCGTCGAGGTGACCGAGTCGGTCTACAAGAACGCCACGTCCGGCCTGGACAACGGGCAGAAGTTCGAGCGTCTCTCCAACGAGGTTCCGGTCTCGCAGGAAGAGTACAAGAAGCTCGTGGACGAGAAGGGGGACGGCAAGTTCCTCGGCTCCCTGCGCGTGGTCAAGGACGCCAACGGCACCGAGACCGCTTGGTTCAAGACGCAGTACTACGTCAAGAAGTGGATCAAGTCCACCGCTCAGGTGAAGTACTGGGTCGAGGACTACTTCGTCGTCGAGCACGCCATCAAGAGCGTCGGCCGTCTCGGTGACAACGTCGGTGGGCAGGGCTTCGCCTGGAACCAGCCCTCCGGCAAGTACGTCCGCACCTTCGGCTACCCCTACGGCCCGCACCTGGACGGCAACAAGCCGTTCACCGGTGTGACGCCGAAGTGGTGCTACGGCAAGACCGCCAAGAACGCCCTGCTGATCCCCTCCAAGAAGGTTGAGGAGCAGCAGTCGCTGAAGTGCACCGTCACCGCCGGTTACGACGGTGGCCCGTGGCTGTACAAGTACAGCAACGCCAAGCGCCTCGGCTACGTCAACGGTGTCACCAGCCTCATCGCCGACACCGACAAGAACAACCGCTACGACACGATCACCTCGGCGTACTTCGACGGTGAGACCGCTGCGATCTACAAGGCCGCTGCGGCCGTGTGGTCCGGCAAGCTCGTCAAGTAAGTACCTGACTGATCGTGAACGGCGACTTGTTCGACGTTCAAGAGCAGTAACCAAAGGGCTCGGCATCCAGCCGGGCCCTTTGGCCTTTCTGGTGAGAAATCTGGCGATTGCCCTTACCAGAGTGACCTAAGGGTCGATAGGGTCTTGACACCCTTTTTGACATACTGTGGAGCCTCCCTTTGAAGCGCCTGCTCATCCCCCTCGCCGCCGCCGGCCTGAGCGCCGCCGTACTCGCCTCCCCGGCCACCGCTGCCCCGCACTGGGCGCAGGACGACCTGCAGCCCAAGCCTGCCGACGCCTACGGTGCCGCGGCTTTCTGGCTCGACGCCAACGGAGCCGCCCTTCGCAAAGCGACCCAGTACAACCTCGACTCCAAGGACGTCCCCAAGCTCGTCACCTCGGCCGGCAAGGGCGCCACTGACGGCAAGCCGGGCATGACCGCCCCCACCACCACCGGCAAGGCCACCGCCAGCAAGAACGTGAATCTGCCCAAGACCATCGGCAAGGTCTTCTTCATCGACAAGGCGGGCCACTACCGCTGGTGCTCGGCCACGTCCATCCAGTCCAGGAACCGCAATCTGGTCGCCACCGCCGGGCACTGCGTGTTCGAGAACGGCAAGGACGAGGTCTACCGCAAGTGGATCTTCGTGCCCGGCTACTACCAGGGCAAGGCTCCGTGGGGCGTCTACGTGGGCGCCTACGCCTTCACCGCCTACGACCTCGACACCTACGACGACTACGACGGCGACTACGCCTTCGTCGCGGTGCACAACGGCTTCGCGCTGGCGGGTCAGAAGGAGGTCGTCAAGAGCGAGTTCCACGCTTGGGCCGGTGACAAGTGGGTCAAGCACGAAGAGATCAAGAAGGACGAGTACGACGCCGGCTTCGAGAAGTACGGGCCCGCGGGGCCGTACTGGTCGAAGGACTTCGACGTCACGCCCGAGAAGGTCGCGCACAACTACTCCGGCGAGAAGATCCTGACCAAGGTCGAGGTCACCGAGTCCGAGTACAACAAGGCGCCGAAGGACACCGCCGCCGACGTCAACGGCGAGCAGTACGAGAAGGCCGGCCCGAATCCCATCAGCCAGGAGGAGTACAAGAAGCTCGCGGCTGAGAAGGGCGACGGCAAGTTCCTCGGCAAGATCGAGGTCACCAAGGACGCCAACGGCATCGAGACCTCGTGGTTCGAGACCCGCTACTACGTCAAGCAGTGGGTGAAGGCGGGCAAGACGGTCCGCTACTTCCGTGACCACTACTACATCGGCATCGCCAAGGACATGGGCCGCCTCGGCGACGTCGTAGGCGGCCAGGGCTTCGCCTGGAACCAGCCCCTCGGCCAGCAGGTGACCGTCTTCGGCTACCCCAGCGCCCCCCACCCCGACGGTGACCGCCCCTTCACCGGTGTCACCCCCAAGTGGTGCATCGGCAAGACCGGTACCAAGAGCGTCCAGGTCAACACCTTCAAGGTCGAGACCCACCAGACGCTCAAGTGCTCCATGACCTTCGGCGCCGACGGCGGCCCCTGGCTCATGAAGTACAACAACAGCAAGCGCACCGGCTACGTCAACGGTGTCACCAGCCTGTTCGCCGACAACGACGGCAACGACAGGGTGGACACGATCAGCTCGGCCATCTTCGACGGCGAGACCGCCGACGTCTACAACAAGGCGAACTACGCCGAGACGAAGAAGATCGTCGGCCCCAACGGCGAGCTGCTGAAGTAACCCGCGATGGGCCCGGCAGGACCGGGCCCATCACCGGTGCTCACACGGCGGTCAGCTCACGCGTCCGCCCCCGCAACGCCGCCACGGTCTCACACAGCGGTCAGCTCACGCGTCCGCTCCCGCAACGCCGCCACCGACCGCTCATGCTTGTAAGGCTCCAGCCGCCGCCGCAGATCAGCCGCGTACGACCGCGACCGCACCGACTGAAGCTCAGCCGCCAACGTCAACGCGCTCCCCGCCACCGAGCACGCCTCCTCCAGCTCCCCGCACTGCAGCAGCCCAGCGGCCAGCAGCGACAGGTTGAACATGCGCCCCCGCACGTACCGGGAGTCCATGTCGAGCGAGCGCCGCGCCTGCCGCACCACCCGCTCCCCCTCCCCGAGGTCGCGGAAGCAGTGGGCGAACTTGGCCGACAGGTAGGCCTCGTCGAAGTAGCTGAGCCACTTGGGCTCTTCGGCGGGGTTGCGGGCGTCGAAGGCGCACTCGGCCTCGTGCAGGGAGTGGCCGCAGGAGCGGGCGTCGCCCAGGCCGGCGTGCGCGTGGGCCTCCAGGACGTGCGCGGAGGCCAGGAGTGTCTTGACCCCCGCCGTACGGGCCGCCATCTGGGCGGCTCTGGCGAGGTCGAGGGCGTGGGCCGGCTGGCCCATGTAGATGGCCTGGTGCGCCATGCCGGCCAGGATCTCGCCGCCCAGCGTCTGGTCGTCGGCGCCCCTGGCCAGGCGCAGGGCCTGGATCAGGTAGCGCTGGGCTAGGCCGTGCTGTTCCATGTCGTAGGCCATCCAGCCGGCCAGGCGGGTCAGCTCGGAGGCTGCCGCGGCGAGCTGCCTGCCGGTGGACTCGCCGTACGAGCCGTCCTTGAGGAGGGGGGAGACGGCGGTGTCGAGGTACTTGACCACGGACGACCGGACGCGTCCGCTGCCGAAGCGGTTGTCGAGCTCACCGAACGAGCGGGTGACCTCGTGGATGGCGGCGATGTCGGCGCGGCCCACCCGCCGCGTCCCTGTGCCGCTCGGGCGCCCCTCAGAGGGCGATGTCAGCCAGCGTACGGCTCCAACAGAGCCTGCTCCTATCGCGAACGTCGAGTCGATCAGGAACCTCCGTCTCTCCACATCGGCCCGCCACAGCGCCGTCACGGTCGCGACCCCCTCCTGCCAGGTGTGCGTGAACTCCTGTCCGAGATCGAGGGGTGTGATGACAGCCGGCATGCCCAGGTCCTCTGACGAGACGGGCCTGCCGAGCCGGAGCGCGAAGATCTCGGTGAGCAGGCACGGCACGGGATCGCGCGGCCGCTGACCTCCGATCCATCGCAGGACGGAGCTGTGGTCGTACTTCAGTCCCGGCGTGCCACGTGCGGCTCCCAGATCGTTGAGGCGCCTGGCCAATCCCTTGTGGGAAAACCCCGCCTCTGCGATGAGCTGCTGCAGCAGTCGATTCGGCTCGCGTTCCATCGCTCTCCTCGTCACAGGAGTCGGCGCCCACATCATTACAGAGAGCTACTGTTATAGCACCTTGCGTAAAGGATTTATGGCAGTTCCCAAAGGTCACCCGAACTCCATCCCACACCCCGGGCCCGTTCTGCGCATGATCAGGCGGACCCTGGCTCCTGGACGGGGATCTCAACTACCCGCGAAACGCCCGCGTAACCCGAAAGGCGGAGCGACCTGCCTCAGGACGGCGGAAATGGGTGAGCGCGGGCCGGAAAGGCACCGCGCCCGCCCTGCGGACCACTAGCGGCGCGCGACCCCGTCCGCCCGCGCCTGGGCGGCCACGGCGGCCGTCACGGCGGGCGCGACGCGCTCGTCGAAGGGGCTCGGGATGATGTACGTGGCCGAGAGATCGTCACCGACCACCCCGGCGAGCGCGTTGGCGGCGGCCACCTTCATGTTCTCGGTGATCGCGGTGGCCCGCACGTCGAGGGCGCCGCGGAACACCCCGGGGAAGGCCAGCACGTTGTTGATCTGGTTGGGGAAGTCGGAGCGCCCGGTGGCCACGACCTTGGCGTGCCTGGCGGCCACGTCGGGGTGCACCTCCGGCGTCGGGTTGGACAGGGCGAAGACGATGGCGTCGGCCGCCATGGACGCGATCGCCTGCTCCGACACGGTGGACCCGGACAGCCCCAGGAACAGGTCGGCGCCCGCCAGGGCCTCCTCCGTGGAGCCGGTGTGGCCCGCCCGGTTGGTGTCGCGGGCCAGCGCCTGCTTGACCGGGTTGAGGCCCTCTCTCCCCTCGTAGATCATGCCCTTGGAGTCGGAGACCGCGATGTCGCCGATGCCCGCCTCCAGCAGGATGCGGGTGACGGCGACCCCGGACGCGCCCGCGCCGGCCACCACGGCACGCAGGTCGCCCAGCGACCGGCCGGTCAGGCGGGCCGCGTTCTGCAGGGCTGCCAGCGCGACGATCGCGGTGCCGTGCTGGTCGTCGTGGAAGACCGGGATGTCGAGCAGGTCGCGCAGCCGGTCCTCGACCTCGAAGCAGCGGGGGGCGCTGATGTCCTCGAGGTTGATGCCGCCGAACGAGGGCGCCAGGCGCACCACGGTCTCGACGAGCCCGTCGACGTCGGTGCAGTCGAGGCAGATGGGCACGGCGTCGACGCCGGCGAACTCCTTGAACAGCAGGGCCTTGCCCTCCATGACGGGCATGGCGGCGGACGGGCCGATGTCGCCGAGGCCGAGCACGGCGGTGCCGTCGGAGACGACGGCGACGACGTTGGAGACCCAGGTGTAGTCGTCGGCCAGCGCGGGCTGGTCGGCGATGGCGGTGCAGACCCGGGCGACGCCGGGCGTGTACGCGAGCGCCAGGTCGTCGGCGTCGCGGACGGGAACGGTGGAGCGGATCTCGATCTTGCCTCCCCTGTGCAGGGCGAAGGCCGGATCGAGGTCGGACGTCTCGACGGATGCAGAAGCGGGCGTGGCAGCCACAGCGACCCCTGTAGTCATTGGTAGCGGAAGAAACCTTCGGCGGACGAGCGCGAGCGGGCTGGCTTCGGTAGCTGCCAGGATCCCCTCGCCGGTCGTCTGGTGAGGGGGTTCGGGGGTCACCCGTCTGTCCATAGTGCCACATGCTGAGATGCTGTTCGGTGTCGGTGATGACGCCGTTCTGTTGACGCATCGTTAAACGCCGAATGACGGAGCGCGGCAAAACCCCATCTAAACTGCACAAAACGCAAGTTTCATGGCATTTCACATCGAGGAGGCCGTACATGGCCCTCAGACCCCTGGGCCGCCGTGGGTACGCCGCCGGCGCGCTCGCTTTGACGGCTGCTCTCACGCTGACCGCGTGCGGCAGTGACACGGGCTCCGGCACCACCAGCGCCACCGCGTCCTCGGGCGCGGCCGCGGGTGTCAAGGTGGTGCAGCCCGGCAAGCTCACGGTCTGCACGAACATCCCGTACGAACCCTTCCAGTTCAAGGACGACAGCGGGAAGATCGTCGGGTTCGACGTGGACATCGTCGACCTCGCCGCGAAGAAGCTGGGCCTGACCCAGAACATCGTGGACATCGACTTCGCCGTGATCAAGAGCGGCGCGGCCATGGCGGCGGGCAAGTGCGACGTCGCCGCCGCGGGCATGACGATCACCGACGAGCGCAAGCAGAACATCGACTTCTCCGAGCCCTACTTCGACGCCACGCAGGCCCTGCTGGCCAAGAAGGGCACCGGCGCCACCTCGCTGGAGGACGTCAAGACCAAGGGACTCAAGCTGGGCGCGCAGGCCAGCACCACCGGCCTCGACTACGTCAAGAAGCAGGGCTTCGACCCCACCGAGTACGCCGACTCCGCCAAGGAGCTGCTGGCCCTGCAGGCCGGCCAGGCCGACGTGATCGTCCAGGACCTGCCCGTCGTGCTCACCTGGCTGAAGAAGCCCGACATCGCGGCCAAGTTCGAGATGATCGGCAGCCTCGACACCGGTGAGCAGTACGGCATCGGCCTGAAGAAGGGCGCCGACCCGACGCTGCTGAAGACGATCAACGAGGAGATCGCCGCGGCCAAGCAGGACGGCACCTACGAGAAGATCTACGTGAAGTGGTTCGGCAAGAAGCCTGGCGAGCTGGGCTGACGGATGGCCGACCAGCCGAAGACGGCTGAGCCTGGGCGTGCCAGGCTCAGCCCTCGGAAGAAG
The nucleotide sequence above comes from Nonomuraea gerenzanensis. Encoded proteins:
- a CDS encoding trypsin-like serine peptidase, coding for MKRILLPAGGALLATGLLASGLSGTAQADGDVAHDPMARNNSAAVSVASFWLASNGAALRSATQYTWDSNEVRKVVSKGGADPDGRPGMTAPTGESKSTGSAQNINLPKTVGKVFFVDGSGKFRWCSGTAIQSNYRNLVATAGHCVYDTDSNSPTMDKWVFVPGYYQGKAPWGIYVGKQAFTHYDFDTYEDYDRDYAFVTVYNGITSNGVKQVDRRDFERFTGPKRSWGGRYYILLSKDAGRLGDNVGGQGFAWNQPTGKPVRAFGYPAAPHPDGNKPYSGVTPKHCYGSTTAKTVGASWLKIEEHIGLKCAVTPGYDGGPWLLNYSNAKRLGYVNGVTSTFADQDANDRIDYITSPYFDGETAAVYNAAKNVWSGKIVGPNGELYK
- a CDS encoding transposase, with the protein product MRRDDLTDAEWERVATLLPQTGLHSNRTTDDRTVLNGLLYQARTGVRWRYLPDRYGCWVTIYKRHRAWLADGTWQRLALALHTADPTPRRAGPAALDPIRSHPLGSPGSPPDPSPLKDSAVLASLQALLGHTVKPKNH
- a CDS encoding trypsin-like serine peptidase is translated as MKRILIPAGGALLATGLLAAGLAGTAQADDTVAKDAMATSAANAKAIAQFWAENNGAALKAATESNVWDKADVAKLQSKGGYSSDTKPGSTAPTGEEKKTTSKVQNVNMPKTIGKVFFVNSKGEKKWCSATSIQSQYRNLVATAGHCVYDTAANTDVMSKWVFVPGYYQGKSPWGIYVGKQAFTHYDFDVYEDYDRDYAFVTVYNGVSISGKTTKVTPSEYKSHVAKGGVGYVKETTITKEEFEAGYDKYGEAGPFKSKVADPKVETVAKPADVTASNVDDYIKGEGPTKGVQLTGAEVYKSQYNAAGTGFDNGARFERLSTEVPISKEQYDELKAAKGDGKFMGEVRAQLDANKNEIAWFKQQFFIKKWVKTTVQMKYWVEDYYVVDIAGKDAGRLGDNVGGQGFAWNQPTGKAVRVFGYPAAPHPDGNKNYTGVTPKWCYGNTTKKLVGSAAKKIEEHVALKCAMTEGADGGPWLYKYSNAKRLGYVNGVTSTFNDQDSNGRVDYISSPYFDGETNTVYKAAAASWSGKIV
- a CDS encoding trypsin-like serine peptidase, coding for MKRILLPAGGAILATGLLAAGLATTAQADDTVASDVLAAEAKAIETLEFWTASNNAALKNAVAFNPDALEVSQIKSGGGYSADTKPGSTAPIGEEKKTTVKVQNVNLPKTIGKVFFEGRDGKLYWCSGTSIQSQYRNLVATAGHCVYDIAGNDEVVSRWVFVPGYYQGKAPWGVYVGKQAFTHYDFDVYEDFDRDYAFVTVYDGIGGVLNKETKVTPSEYRAHVAKGGKGYVKETPITAAEFAAGYEKYGEAGPYKSAAADPKVESVAKPADAAQKIEDYIATGVNGIKLVGVEVTESVYKNATSGLDNGQKFERLSNEVPVSQEEYKKLVDEKGDGKFLGSLRVVKDANGTETAWFKTQYYVKKWIKSTAQVKYWVEDYFVVEHAIKSVGRLGDNVGGQGFAWNQPSGKYVRTFGYPYGPHLDGNKPFTGVTPKWCYGKTAKNALLIPSKKVEEQQSLKCTVTAGYDGGPWLYKYSNAKRLGYVNGVTSLIADTDKNNRYDTITSAYFDGETAAIYKAAAAVWSGKLVK
- a CDS encoding trypsin-like serine peptidase, with the protein product MKRLLIPLAAAGLSAAVLASPATAAPHWAQDDLQPKPADAYGAAAFWLDANGAALRKATQYNLDSKDVPKLVTSAGKGATDGKPGMTAPTTTGKATASKNVNLPKTIGKVFFIDKAGHYRWCSATSIQSRNRNLVATAGHCVFENGKDEVYRKWIFVPGYYQGKAPWGVYVGAYAFTAYDLDTYDDYDGDYAFVAVHNGFALAGQKEVVKSEFHAWAGDKWVKHEEIKKDEYDAGFEKYGPAGPYWSKDFDVTPEKVAHNYSGEKILTKVEVTESEYNKAPKDTAADVNGEQYEKAGPNPISQEEYKKLAAEKGDGKFLGKIEVTKDANGIETSWFETRYYVKQWVKAGKTVRYFRDHYYIGIAKDMGRLGDVVGGQGFAWNQPLGQQVTVFGYPSAPHPDGDRPFTGVTPKWCIGKTGTKSVQVNTFKVETHQTLKCSMTFGADGGPWLMKYNNSKRTGYVNGVTSLFADNDGNDRVDTISSAIFDGETADVYNKANYAETKKIVGPNGELLK
- a CDS encoding NAD(P)-dependent malic enzyme, whose product is MTTGVAVAATPASASVETSDLDPAFALHRGGKIEIRSTVPVRDADDLALAYTPGVARVCTAIADQPALADDYTWVSNVVAVVSDGTAVLGLGDIGPSAAMPVMEGKALLFKEFAGVDAVPICLDCTDVDGLVETVVRLAPSFGGINLEDISAPRCFEVEDRLRDLLDIPVFHDDQHGTAIVALAALQNAARLTGRSLGDLRAVVAGAGASGVAVTRILLEAGIGDIAVSDSKGMIYEGREGLNPVKQALARDTNRAGHTGSTEEALAGADLFLGLSGSTVSEQAIASMAADAIVFALSNPTPEVHPDVAARHAKVVATGRSDFPNQINNVLAFPGVFRGALDVRATAITENMKVAAANALAGVVGDDLSATYIIPSPFDERVAPAVTAAVAAQARADGVARR
- a CDS encoding ABC transporter substrate-binding protein, translated to MALRPLGRRGYAAGALALTAALTLTACGSDTGSGTTSATASSGAAAGVKVVQPGKLTVCTNIPYEPFQFKDDSGKIVGFDVDIVDLAAKKLGLTQNIVDIDFAVIKSGAAMAAGKCDVAAAGMTITDERKQNIDFSEPYFDATQALLAKKGTGATSLEDVKTKGLKLGAQASTTGLDYVKKQGFDPTEYADSAKELLALQAGQADVIVQDLPVVLTWLKKPDIAAKFEMIGSLDTGEQYGIGLKKGADPTLLKTINEEIAAAKQDGTYEKIYVKWFGKKPGELG